The following proteins come from a genomic window of Microbacterium sp. SY138:
- a CDS encoding NAD(P)-dependent alcohol dehydrogenase: MKAARLNEVRSDFVIEDIPTPEPGPGEVLIRIGGSGACHSDLHVKSGEIPGVAFPHTLGHENAGWIESFGPGAEGNGFEVGDAVVVFGGWGCGHCRFCLGGKEQLCNTFLWGGMGPAGGYAEYMVVPSVRHLLPADGLDPVEAAALTDAALTPYSAVKKALPHLVPGTSAVLIGAGGLGQYGVQFLKLLSPAKVIVVDTDEKKRQTARELGADVTVDPRDADAAEQIRTAAGRDGVAAVLDFVGIDTTMALGAGAVDRLGVFVLVGLAGGSFPFSFFRFAAEAAMMTSNWGTRNELEEVLALARSGRLVSAIERHPLSEINEVFERLATGQIPGRAVLVPGAPSSKG; this comes from the coding sequence ATGAAAGCAGCACGACTGAACGAAGTAAGGTCGGATTTCGTCATCGAGGACATCCCGACTCCAGAACCTGGGCCTGGGGAGGTCCTGATACGAATCGGCGGATCCGGGGCTTGCCACTCCGACCTGCACGTCAAGTCCGGCGAGATTCCGGGTGTCGCTTTCCCCCACACCTTGGGTCATGAGAATGCAGGCTGGATCGAATCCTTCGGTCCCGGCGCAGAAGGCAACGGGTTCGAGGTCGGCGACGCGGTCGTCGTGTTCGGCGGCTGGGGCTGCGGTCACTGCCGTTTCTGCCTGGGAGGCAAGGAACAGCTCTGCAACACATTCCTGTGGGGCGGCATGGGCCCAGCAGGCGGGTATGCGGAGTACATGGTCGTGCCGTCCGTGCGGCATTTGCTTCCGGCAGACGGACTCGACCCTGTAGAAGCAGCCGCTCTCACCGATGCAGCCCTTACGCCTTACTCGGCGGTCAAGAAGGCACTGCCACACCTCGTGCCCGGCACTAGCGCGGTCTTGATCGGCGCTGGAGGGCTCGGCCAGTACGGAGTCCAATTCCTGAAGCTGCTCTCCCCTGCAAAGGTGATTGTCGTCGACACCGACGAGAAGAAGCGTCAGACCGCACGCGAGCTCGGCGCCGACGTCACCGTCGACCCCCGAGATGCTGATGCCGCGGAACAGATTCGCACTGCCGCCGGCCGGGACGGGGTAGCGGCTGTTCTCGACTTTGTCGGAATCGACACGACCATGGCCCTTGGCGCTGGAGCGGTGGACCGGCTCGGTGTCTTTGTGCTCGTCGGGCTCGCGGGCGGCAGCTTCCCGTTCTCGTTCTTCCGCTTCGCCGCCGAAGCAGCGATGATGACGAGCAACTGGGGTACCCGGAATGAACTCGAGGAGGTACTCGCGCTAGCCCGCTCTGGGCGCCTGGTATCGGCGATTGAACGACACCCACTTTCGGAAATCAACGAAGTGTTCGAACGCCTCGCCACCGGTCAGATCCCCGGACGGGCCGTGCTGGTCCCGGGAGCACCCTCCTCGAAGGGCTGA
- a CDS encoding TetR family transcriptional regulator produces the protein MMECEIEPREGARLRASEQCCALFSARGTTDLTITEIASEIGISQRTFYRYFPVKAESVGPVFDWSIRRFNAVIVETDPDIALTEVLRLAFRASLLGESAERTLQLFPLVFRNSEMWSVFMRRVHDGELSVAPVLAPRLGLAADSVAARAAAAAVASSIRIALEDMVTAGADPEIAYVRTLAQFTSGPLIATPRRLLEVGSPPRHANLTSMGGANSTP, from the coding sequence ATGATGGAGTGCGAAATCGAGCCGCGAGAGGGCGCGCGCCTTCGCGCATCTGAACAGTGCTGCGCACTGTTCAGCGCCCGCGGCACCACCGACCTGACGATCACAGAGATCGCGAGCGAGATCGGCATTTCGCAGCGAACGTTTTATCGGTACTTTCCGGTCAAGGCTGAGTCGGTTGGGCCAGTGTTCGACTGGTCCATTCGACGTTTCAACGCGGTGATCGTCGAAACGGATCCAGACATCGCCTTGACGGAGGTGCTGCGCCTGGCGTTCCGGGCAAGCTTGCTGGGCGAATCGGCCGAGCGCACTTTGCAGCTGTTTCCGCTCGTGTTCCGCAACTCGGAGATGTGGTCGGTGTTCATGAGAAGGGTACATGACGGTGAGCTGTCGGTCGCGCCCGTGTTGGCGCCCCGGCTCGGGTTGGCGGCGGACTCTGTCGCCGCCCGCGCGGCTGCCGCAGCCGTGGCGAGTTCGATTCGGATCGCCCTCGAGGACATGGTCACAGCGGGCGCTGATCCGGAGATCGCTTACGTGCGGACCCTCGCACAATTCACGTCGGGACCTCTCATTGCCACCCCACGCCGTCTCCTCGAGGTGGGCAGCCCGCCGCGCCACGCGAACCTGACGTCGATGGGAGGTGCGAACTCAACGCCCTGA
- a CDS encoding FAD-dependent oxidoreductase, giving the protein MIGGGIVGLSTAYALREQGVPVRLYEAGVPGTGQSAGESRIFRHAHDDPRLVAFARESRGVWDEWSEHFDVELVSSDGVLAIGDSALARLRVLDQVGGVEAHEIDAAEVAQRMPLLAGYSGPAVLDESGGAIRTRAAITALTGALADAVTTGEVISIDPRADGTVEVRSITDRAVYSKVIVCAGRETARLARSVGLSLPVRLAAHVRLTFDVKAAAPERVACLQDSSGVFGEVGVYATPLPGNSSYSVGLSETVGVRDDGTFIDPAAIRSLDERAREYVIRALPGLHPEPRDFLHCWVTDLPWSEDGVAVWEAGSVLFVAGHNLFKQAPALGRALARAATGGGLRAELTPEARLGEAQS; this is encoded by the coding sequence GTGATCGGGGGCGGGATCGTCGGTCTGTCGACGGCGTACGCGCTGCGGGAGCAGGGCGTACCGGTGCGCTTGTACGAGGCTGGTGTGCCCGGGACGGGTCAGTCCGCAGGCGAGTCGCGGATCTTCCGGCATGCCCACGACGACCCGCGACTCGTCGCTTTCGCGCGCGAAAGCCGCGGCGTATGGGATGAGTGGTCCGAACACTTCGACGTCGAGCTGGTCTCATCAGACGGTGTCCTGGCGATCGGAGACAGCGCACTGGCGCGGCTGCGGGTGCTCGACCAGGTCGGCGGCGTGGAAGCGCACGAGATCGATGCGGCCGAGGTCGCCCAGCGGATGCCGCTGCTTGCTGGGTACTCGGGGCCAGCGGTGCTCGACGAGTCGGGCGGCGCGATCCGCACCCGCGCCGCGATCACGGCACTCACGGGTGCCCTCGCAGATGCGGTCACCACCGGTGAGGTCATCTCCATCGATCCCCGCGCCGACGGGACGGTCGAGGTGCGCAGCATCACCGACCGGGCTGTTTACTCCAAGGTGATCGTGTGCGCCGGCCGCGAAACCGCCCGTCTAGCACGCAGCGTCGGCCTGTCGCTGCCGGTTCGCCTTGCCGCACACGTCAGGTTGACCTTCGACGTGAAAGCCGCCGCCCCGGAACGAGTCGCGTGCCTGCAGGACAGCAGCGGCGTCTTCGGCGAAGTCGGCGTCTACGCGACGCCGCTACCGGGCAACAGCAGCTATTCGGTCGGACTCAGCGAGACCGTCGGCGTCCGCGACGACGGAACTTTCATCGACCCGGCGGCGATTCGATCGCTGGACGAACGCGCACGCGAATACGTGATACGGGCGCTGCCCGGTCTCCACCCAGAGCCGCGCGACTTCCTTCACTGCTGGGTGACCGACCTCCCGTGGAGTGAGGACGGCGTAGCCGTGTGGGAGGCAGGCTCTGTCCTTTTTGTGGCCGGTCACAATCTGTTCAAACAGGCACCTGCGCTGGGTCGCGCTCTTGCCCGGGCTGCGACCGGCGGCGGTCTCCGCGCCGAGCTCACGCCCGAAGCGCGCCTCGGCGAGGCCCAGAGCTAG
- a CDS encoding antibiotic biosynthesis monooxygenase, with the protein MSVTKGLLVRFEALPGKEDDVKEFLDSGRALVEDEQATTAWFAIRLGPSSFGIFDVFPDDAGRDAHLSGAVATALGEQTGKLFSEPTIEKLDVLGSKLPA; encoded by the coding sequence ATGAGTGTCACCAAGGGATTGCTGGTCAGGTTCGAGGCGTTGCCCGGGAAGGAGGACGACGTGAAGGAGTTCCTTGACAGCGGCCGTGCGCTTGTTGAGGACGAGCAGGCGACCACCGCGTGGTTCGCGATCCGTCTCGGCCCGTCCTCATTCGGGATCTTCGATGTGTTCCCCGATGACGCCGGCCGCGACGCGCACCTGTCCGGCGCAGTTGCGACCGCTCTCGGCGAGCAGACGGGCAAACTGTTCAGCGAGCCGACGATCGAGAAGCTCGACGTCCTGGGCTCCAAACTCCCCGCCTGA
- a CDS encoding type 1 glutamine amidotransferase domain-containing protein, with translation MAADLKRKRVAILAADGVERVELEKPRDALERAGAKTEVLSIHEGEIQARENDLDAAGTFTVDGLVSDASVAHYDALLLPGGTVNPDQLRVDPDAVSFVREFVETGKPVAAICHGPWTLIEAGVVEGRTLTSFPSIRTDLRNAGADVVDQDVVVDGNLITSRSPDDLPAFSEAIVSQLAGTTTEKEEKS, from the coding sequence ATGGCAGCAGATCTTAAGCGCAAGAGGGTCGCGATCCTCGCCGCCGACGGGGTCGAGCGAGTGGAGCTCGAGAAGCCCCGCGATGCACTGGAACGGGCCGGTGCGAAGACCGAGGTCCTGTCGATCCATGAGGGTGAGATTCAGGCGCGTGAGAACGATTTGGATGCAGCAGGCACCTTCACCGTCGACGGGTTGGTCTCGGACGCGTCCGTGGCCCACTATGACGCCCTGCTTCTCCCCGGCGGTACGGTGAACCCCGACCAACTCCGGGTTGACCCCGACGCGGTCTCCTTCGTCCGCGAGTTCGTCGAAACTGGCAAGCCCGTTGCCGCGATCTGTCACGGGCCGTGGACGTTGATCGAGGCCGGCGTGGTCGAAGGTCGCACCTTGACGTCCTTCCCGAGCATCCGAACGGACCTGCGCAACGCCGGTGCGGACGTTGTCGACCAGGACGTCGTGGTCGACGGGAACCTGATCACCAGCCGCTCGCCCGACGACCTGCCTGCGTTCTCCGAAGCGATAGTGTCCCAACTCGCCGGTACCACGACAGAGAAAGAGGAGAAGTCATGA